The following are encoded in a window of Sutcliffiella horikoshii genomic DNA:
- a CDS encoding BrxA/BrxB family bacilliredoxin, which yields MNIDFNMFMNDVVRTAREEMDNAGYEQLRTVEDVEEAFARKGTTLVMVNSVCGCAGGIARPAATHAVHYDKRPTHLVTVFAGQDKEATEKAREYFEGYPPSSPSFALLKDGKIVTMVERHEIEGHAPMSVITKLQGYFEEHCEEL from the coding sequence ATGAATATCGATTTTAATATGTTTATGAATGATGTTGTTCGTACTGCCAGAGAAGAAATGGATAACGCTGGCTATGAGCAACTTAGAACTGTAGAAGATGTTGAAGAAGCATTTGCACGTAAAGGGACGACACTTGTAATGGTTAACTCTGTATGTGGTTGTGCAGGCGGTATCGCACGTCCAGCTGCAACGCATGCGGTGCATTATGACAAGCGCCCAACACACTTAGTTACTGTTTTTGCTGGTCAAGATAAAGAAGCGACGGAGAAAGCACGCGAATATTTTGAAGGCTATCCGCCATCCTCTCCTTCTTTTGCTTTATTAAAAGACGGCAAGATTGTAACGATGGTAGAAAGACACGAAATCGAAGGCCATGCGCCAATGTCTGTCATCACAAAGCTTCAAGGGTATTTTGAAGAGCATTGTGAAGAGCTATAA
- the meaB gene encoding methylmalonyl Co-A mutase-associated GTPase MeaB has product MTKERKPRKKVLKKEERSTVDIISGIHGGVRSDLAQAITLVESNATRHFHRSQEIIQEIMPSTGRSVRIGISGVPGAGKSTFIEAFGLYLCEQGHKVAVLAVDPSSSKTGGSILGDKTRMEQLARHTRAFIRPSPSSGTLGGVHRKTRESILLCEAAGYDVILVETVGVGQSEAIVRDMVDFFLLLVLTGAGDELQGMKKGIMELVDAIAVNKADGDNKARAEKTAHEYKQILHFLQPATEGWETKTFTCSALNNVNVDETWRIVQEFVKSTKKSDVFDERRNAQKKTWFYTSLKDQIERMFFEDEKVRKELPVLEKQVGENEVSVSLAVEKLIGSYRQ; this is encoded by the coding sequence ATGACTAAAGAGCGTAAACCGCGAAAAAAGGTGCTCAAAAAGGAGGAGCGGAGTACAGTGGATATCATATCAGGTATCCATGGGGGAGTCCGCTCTGACCTCGCTCAGGCCATCACGCTTGTAGAAAGCAATGCAACTCGACATTTTCATAGAAGCCAAGAAATCATTCAAGAAATTATGCCTTCAACTGGACGCTCTGTTCGGATAGGGATAAGCGGTGTACCAGGTGCCGGCAAGAGTACATTTATAGAAGCATTTGGATTGTATTTGTGTGAGCAAGGACACAAAGTCGCCGTGCTTGCAGTCGATCCGAGCAGTTCTAAGACAGGTGGTAGTATCCTTGGAGACAAAACAAGGATGGAACAACTCGCAAGGCATACGCGAGCATTCATCCGGCCATCTCCTTCCAGTGGCACATTGGGCGGAGTTCATAGGAAAACGCGTGAAAGCATTCTTTTATGTGAGGCTGCTGGCTATGATGTGATTTTAGTAGAGACAGTAGGAGTCGGTCAGAGTGAAGCCATAGTCCGGGATATGGTCGATTTCTTTTTACTGCTTGTTCTAACGGGTGCAGGCGATGAATTGCAAGGCATGAAAAAAGGGATTATGGAGCTTGTGGATGCAATTGCGGTGAACAAGGCGGATGGAGACAATAAAGCAAGAGCAGAGAAAACTGCTCATGAATACAAACAAATTCTTCATTTCTTGCAGCCGGCAACAGAAGGCTGGGAGACGAAGACGTTTACTTGCTCGGCTTTGAATAATGTGAATGTTGATGAGACTTGGAGGATTGTTCAAGAGTTTGTGAAAAGCACGAAGAAATCAGATGTTTTTGATGAGCGAAGGAATGCACAAAAGAAGACGTGGTTCTATACCTCTTTGAAGGATCAGATTGAGCGTATGTTTTTTGAAGATGAAAAGGTGAGAAAAGAGTTGCCGGTGCTAGAGAAGCAAGTTGGGGAAAATGAAGTTTCTGTATCTTTGGCTGTGGAGAAGTTAATTGGAAGTTACAGACAGTAA
- the scpA gene encoding methylmalonyl-CoA mutase: MKPDFSTRTLNKETTATQVPLSNEAVEELFYETNEQIKLKANYTKADLDGADHLGTLPGIAPYLRGPYPTMYVNRPWTIRQYAGFSTAEESNAFYRRNLEMGQKGLSVAFDLATHRGYDSDHPRVEGDVGKAGVAIDSILDMKVLFDGIPLDKMSVSMTMNGAVLPIMAFYIVTAEEQGVSPEKLSGTIQNDILKEYMVRNTYIYPPEMSMRIIGDIFAYTSQHMPKFNSISISGYHMQEAGAPADIELAYTLADGLEYVRTGLEAGIDIDKFAPRLSFFWAIGMNFFMEVAKMRAARFIWAKMMKEFLPQNPKSMALRTHSQTSGWSLTEQDPFNNVTRTCIEALAAANGHTQSLHTNALDEAIALPTDFSARIARNTQLYLQEETEITKVIDPWAGSYYVETLTKELIDKAWAHIEEIEELGGMAKAIETGLPKMRIEEASARRQAKIDSGKESIIGVNKFRLEKEDMAIDVLDIDNAEVRKKQILRLQELRENRDETEVISALEALTDAARTGKGNLLELAVDAARARASLGEISDAIEKVANRHRAVIRSISGVYSSEFSNEEEMKAVKDKIEEFLELEGRRPRIMIAKMGQDGHDRGAKVISTAFADLGFDVDIGPLFQTPAETALQAVENDVHVIGISSLAAGHKTLLPQLVEELKKLNREDIIVVIGGVIPAQDYEFLYSKGASAIFGPGTVIPRAAEKVLDEIYERLGYEEVEETHD; this comes from the coding sequence ATGAAGCCTGATTTTTCTACGAGAACATTAAACAAGGAAACTACAGCTACCCAAGTGCCATTATCCAACGAAGCGGTGGAAGAACTATTTTATGAAACAAATGAACAGATTAAATTGAAAGCCAATTACACAAAGGCCGACCTGGATGGAGCCGATCACCTGGGAACTCTTCCTGGTATTGCTCCGTATTTGCGTGGGCCTTACCCGACGATGTATGTGAACCGTCCATGGACGATCCGTCAGTATGCTGGTTTCTCCACAGCCGAAGAGAGCAATGCTTTTTATAGAAGAAACTTAGAAATGGGACAAAAAGGATTGTCTGTTGCCTTTGACCTTGCGACACACCGTGGATACGACTCTGATCATCCTCGTGTAGAAGGGGATGTTGGAAAAGCTGGAGTTGCCATTGATTCCATTCTTGATATGAAGGTATTATTTGATGGCATTCCATTGGATAAAATGTCTGTATCCATGACAATGAATGGTGCGGTCCTTCCGATTATGGCCTTTTACATCGTTACGGCTGAGGAACAAGGGGTCAGTCCAGAGAAACTTTCCGGAACCATTCAGAATGATATTCTAAAAGAGTATATGGTTCGTAATACGTATATTTATCCTCCTGAGATGTCCATGAGAATCATTGGCGATATTTTTGCTTACACGTCCCAGCATATGCCAAAGTTTAATAGCATCAGTATTTCTGGTTATCATATGCAAGAAGCAGGGGCACCGGCAGATATTGAACTTGCTTATACGCTTGCAGACGGACTCGAATATGTGAGAACAGGACTTGAAGCGGGGATTGATATTGATAAGTTTGCGCCAAGACTATCATTCTTTTGGGCAATCGGAATGAACTTTTTCATGGAAGTGGCGAAAATGCGGGCTGCTCGATTTATCTGGGCGAAGATGATGAAGGAGTTCTTACCACAAAATCCAAAGTCCATGGCTTTAAGGACCCATTCTCAAACGTCCGGTTGGAGCTTAACAGAACAGGATCCGTTTAATAACGTGACGCGCACATGTATTGAAGCTCTAGCGGCTGCCAATGGACATACGCAATCCTTACACACCAATGCATTGGATGAAGCGATTGCCTTGCCAACGGACTTTTCCGCACGTATCGCCCGCAATACGCAGTTGTATTTGCAGGAAGAAACGGAGATTACCAAAGTCATTGACCCTTGGGCTGGTTCCTATTATGTGGAAACGTTGACGAAGGAATTGATTGATAAAGCTTGGGCACATATTGAAGAAATTGAAGAGCTTGGAGGCATGGCAAAAGCAATTGAAACAGGATTGCCGAAGATGAGAATTGAAGAAGCGTCTGCACGCCGTCAAGCAAAAATCGATTCAGGGAAAGAATCCATCATTGGCGTGAACAAATTCCGTTTGGAAAAAGAAGATATGGCTATTGATGTGTTGGATATTGATAATGCGGAAGTTCGTAAAAAGCAAATCCTTCGCTTGCAAGAGCTTCGTGAAAACAGAGATGAAACGGAAGTTATTTCTGCACTAGAAGCACTAACAGATGCGGCTCGCACAGGGAAAGGTAATCTTCTCGAGCTAGCAGTGGACGCTGCCCGTGCCCGTGCAAGTCTGGGTGAGATTTCTGATGCCATTGAAAAAGTAGCCAATCGCCATCGCGCTGTCATCCGTTCTATTAGTGGCGTGTACAGCAGTGAATTCTCCAATGAGGAGGAGATGAAGGCCGTGAAGGATAAAATCGAAGAATTCTTGGAGCTCGAAGGAAGACGTCCAAGAATTATGATTGCGAAAATGGGGCAGGATGGTCATGACAGAGGGGCAAAAGTCATTTCCACCGCATTCGCCGACCTTGGATTTGATGTGGATATCGGACCTCTTTTCCAAACGCCTGCAGAAACGGCGCTGCAAGCTGTGGAAAATGACGTGCATGTTATCGGCATCAGTTCCCTTGCAGCTGGGCATAAAACACTTCTACCACAACTCGTAGAAGAACTGAAGAAATTGAACCGTGAAGACATCATCGTTGTAATTGGTGGGGTAATCCCAGCGCAGGATTATGAATTCCTATATAGTAAAGGCGCTTCCGCTATTTTCGGACCTGGTACGGTCATCCCGCGTGCAGCCGAAAAGGTTCTGGATGAGATTTACGAACGCCTCGGCTATGAGGAAGTGGAAGAGACGCATGACTAA
- a CDS encoding methylmalonyl-CoA mutase family protein — MKNNSFPKVTMEEWVEQAEKALKGKPVSKLNTVTYEGITRKPVYTENDRSELASKNLIEKSDWAVSQQLYASTSFEEMNAQLKLELESGLQSIRFATFPSTEPKALLIKKPTDLKTLLKEISLDDIALQVHAGASATTFINALIDSDIETKNLHGIIGADPVGELAATGKLSQPLEQYYNEMKSNIEWKENNAPFLKTVWVQSNAYHSGGANAVQELAVVMATAVEYLQQLMYRGLTIEEASQEIAFTFPVGSDFFMELSKLRAARVLWANIVEAFGGNERAQKMNVHATTSMFTKSNLDPYVNMLRSTTEAFSAAIGGADSINVDSYQQGKDAFSRRIARNTHYILKEESFLDKVVDPAAGSYYVENLTNQLADEAWKLFQELDKLGGIVEAMRSNFLQDRIAEVKEKRLKDVQNRKKVLVGTNMYANLQEELKQQISTTAIEENEHASVKVQAIQPLRLSEAFESLRYQAKVYQEKQGTPPKVTLINLGSLATHKPRTDFSSGFFQVGGLQPVVSPSFENAKEIVEWVSLQNITGYVCICGSDDTYEELLNAAVMAVNSPNRKVLVAGLPEATRQKALQEIGVSDFIHMRSNCYEQLLVIHQEMGLTDNEA, encoded by the coding sequence ATGAAGAACAATAGTTTCCCGAAAGTGACAATGGAAGAGTGGGTGGAACAGGCAGAGAAAGCGTTAAAGGGGAAGCCTGTTTCCAAGCTCAACACCGTTACATATGAAGGCATTACACGTAAACCGGTATATACAGAAAACGATAGAAGTGAGCTTGCATCTAAGAATCTTATAGAAAAGTCTGATTGGGCAGTCAGCCAGCAACTTTATGCATCAACTTCATTTGAGGAAATGAATGCTCAACTGAAACTGGAACTAGAAAGTGGCTTGCAATCCATTCGTTTTGCCACTTTTCCATCAACAGAACCTAAGGCCTTATTGATAAAAAAACCAACAGACCTTAAGACTTTACTAAAAGAGATTTCATTAGATGACATAGCTCTCCAAGTACATGCAGGAGCCAGCGCCACAACGTTCATCAATGCATTGATTGATAGTGATATAGAAACAAAGAACCTGCACGGCATTATCGGAGCGGATCCTGTTGGGGAGCTTGCAGCAACAGGCAAGCTGAGTCAGCCATTGGAGCAGTATTATAACGAAATGAAATCCAATATAGAGTGGAAAGAAAACAATGCTCCGTTCCTTAAAACAGTTTGGGTGCAGTCCAATGCTTATCATAGCGGAGGAGCCAATGCCGTGCAGGAGCTTGCAGTTGTCATGGCAACGGCCGTTGAATATTTGCAACAACTGATGTATAGAGGTTTGACCATTGAGGAAGCTTCCCAGGAAATAGCATTCACTTTCCCTGTCGGAAGTGACTTTTTCATGGAACTCAGCAAGCTGAGAGCGGCAAGAGTGTTATGGGCAAATATCGTGGAGGCTTTTGGGGGAAATGAAAGAGCACAGAAGATGAACGTGCATGCTACAACCTCTATGTTTACTAAATCTAATCTTGATCCGTATGTCAACATGCTCCGTTCGACAACTGAGGCATTCTCTGCTGCAATTGGTGGAGCAGACAGTATCAATGTGGACAGTTATCAGCAAGGCAAGGATGCTTTCTCACGAAGAATTGCAAGAAATACCCATTATATTCTAAAAGAAGAGAGCTTTTTAGATAAGGTGGTGGATCCAGCAGCAGGCTCTTACTATGTGGAAAATCTGACAAATCAATTGGCTGATGAGGCATGGAAGCTGTTTCAGGAGCTGGACAAGCTTGGCGGGATCGTGGAAGCTATGCGATCAAATTTCTTACAGGACCGTATTGCCGAGGTAAAAGAAAAGCGACTTAAGGATGTCCAAAACAGGAAAAAAGTGTTGGTCGGTACCAATATGTATGCAAATCTTCAAGAGGAGCTAAAGCAGCAAATAAGCACTACAGCTATCGAAGAAAATGAACATGCTTCAGTAAAAGTACAGGCTATTCAACCGTTAAGATTATCTGAAGCCTTTGAAAGCCTGCGTTACCAAGCGAAGGTGTATCAGGAAAAACAGGGAACCCCGCCAAAAGTTACCTTGATCAATCTTGGTTCATTAGCAACACACAAGCCACGGACTGACTTCTCATCAGGCTTTTTCCAGGTAGGAGGTCTTCAACCTGTCGTCAGTCCAAGCTTTGAAAATGCGAAAGAAATAGTGGAGTGGGTCTCTCTTCAAAACATAACTGGATATGTATGCATTTGTGGCAGTGATGACACTTACGAAGAGCTACTAAATGCTGCGGTTATGGCTGTTAATTCGCCTAACCGAAAAGTATTGGTTGCGGGATTGCCTGAAGCAACTCGTCAAAAAGCGTTGCAGGAAATAGGGGTAAGTGATTTTATTCATATGCGCTCCAATTGTTATGAACAATTACTAGTGATACATCAAGAAATGGGGTTGACCGACAATGAAGCCTGA